Proteins encoded by one window of Ulvibacter sp. MAR_2010_11:
- a CDS encoding isoprenyl transferase yields the protein MKLQDQIDKNKLPKHLAVIMDGNGRWAKQKGLFRTMGHENGTKAVKEIVEACGEIGIPYLTLYAFSTENWNRPKMEVELLMKLLVASLKKEMKSLQDNDIKLNAIGNLQALPKRAHKELLDVIKKTENNSKMTLTLALSYGSREELTKTIQEISHKVKNNLISPENIDETVINNHLYTQNLPDVDLLIRTSGEQRISNFLLWQIAYAELYFTETLWPDYTKNHLFEAILNYQNRERRFGKTSEQLEQ from the coding sequence ATGAAACTACAAGACCAAATAGATAAAAACAAGTTACCGAAGCACCTTGCCGTGATTATGGACGGCAATGGGCGTTGGGCAAAGCAAAAAGGCTTGTTTCGAACTATGGGTCATGAAAACGGCACCAAAGCGGTTAAGGAAATCGTGGAGGCCTGTGGTGAAATTGGTATCCCTTACTTAACCTTATACGCTTTTTCTACCGAAAACTGGAACCGCCCTAAGATGGAGGTTGAATTATTAATGAAGCTATTGGTTGCTTCTTTGAAAAAGGAGATGAAATCTCTTCAGGATAATGATATAAAGTTAAACGCCATTGGTAATCTTCAAGCACTTCCTAAAAGAGCGCACAAAGAATTACTCGACGTCATAAAAAAAACAGAAAACAATAGCAAAATGACGCTTACCCTTGCCTTGAGCTATGGTTCGCGAGAAGAATTGACAAAAACTATTCAAGAGATTAGTCATAAAGTTAAAAATAACCTAATTTCGCCCGAAAATATTGACGAAACGGTAATAAATAATCATCTTTACACGCAAAATTTACCAGACGTGGATTTACTAATACGAACAAGCGGTGAGCAACGTATTAGTAATTTTTTACTTTGGCAAATAGCATACGCCGAACTGTATTTTACAGAGACGCTTTGGCCGGATTATACAAAAAACCATCTTTTTGAAGCAATATTAAATTATCAAAACCGAGAAAGAAGATTTGGAAAAACCAGTGAACAACTTGAACAATAG
- a CDS encoding DUF6089 family protein, which produces MKYFTVLIFILTATFIGRSQTYEIGGMLGGVNYIGDVGKTSYINPNSVAFGGIFKWNRSSRHSFRASVLVANIKGDDADSNESRRQERGYSFENSIQELSLGLEYTFWEFNMYSGQPVSTPYLYTGLTYFGYNALYKRQSDEIVKYDKAGAIAIPMVVGFKTTVGTKMVLGFEIGARYTFTDDLDGSNPVNELADEEGLKFGNTNSDDWYVFTGVTLTFTFGRKPCYCNF; this is translated from the coding sequence ATGAAGTATTTCACAGTCCTGATTTTTATACTTACCGCTACGTTTATAGGTCGTTCACAAACCTACGAAATTGGAGGGATGCTTGGAGGTGTCAATTACATTGGTGATGTTGGCAAAACCAGTTATATTAATCCGAATTCGGTAGCTTTTGGAGGAATTTTTAAGTGGAATCGAAGTTCGAGACACTCCTTTAGAGCCTCCGTGCTTGTTGCGAATATAAAGGGTGACGATGCAGACTCTAACGAAAGTCGCAGACAAGAACGAGGCTATTCGTTTGAAAACTCAATTCAGGAACTTTCACTGGGATTGGAATATACATTCTGGGAGTTTAATATGTACAGCGGTCAACCTGTATCGACTCCTTACTTATATACGGGACTAACCTATTTTGGATACAATGCGTTGTACAAGCGCCAAAGTGATGAGATTGTAAAATATGACAAGGCAGGAGCCATTGCGATTCCAATGGTAGTTGGATTTAAAACTACTGTCGGCACAAAAATGGTTTTGGGTTTTGAAATTGGAGCGCGATATACCTTTACCGATGATTTGGACGGAAGCAATCCCGTAAACGAATTGGCCGATGAAGAGGGGTTAAAGTTCGGGAATACAAATAGCGACGATTGGTATGTCTTTACGGGAGTAACGCTTACTTTTACCTTCGGAAGGAAACCTTGTTATTGTAATTTTTAG
- a CDS encoding NAD kinase, with translation MKIGIYGQFYHENSETYIQLILDALQHRDVEIVIEENFLDIINLHQDITKNFSGVKTFSELDDSYNLFFSIGGDGTILKSVTFVRDLGIPIVGINTGRLGFLATIQKEEITKSLTQILNGEYILSERSVLTIETQPHNSGIEPLNFALNEVAVNRKNTTSMIKVETFVNDKYLTSYWSDGLIVATPTGSTGYSLSCGGPVIDPNTNSIVITPIAPHNLNARPLIVPDSSTISLKVSGREKSYLVSLDSRIATLENETVIIIKKAPFTINLVQLNDDSFIKTLRKKLLWGEDKRN, from the coding sequence ATGAAAATTGGTATTTACGGACAGTTTTATCATGAAAATTCTGAAACTTATATTCAGTTAATTTTAGATGCGCTTCAGCATAGAGATGTAGAAATAGTGATTGAAGAGAATTTTCTCGACATCATTAACTTACACCAGGACATTACAAAAAACTTCTCGGGGGTTAAAACCTTTTCCGAATTAGACGATTCCTACAACTTATTTTTCAGTATTGGAGGAGACGGGACCATTTTAAAGTCGGTTACTTTTGTTCGTGATTTAGGGATACCCATTGTTGGTATTAATACGGGGCGGTTAGGGTTTTTAGCCACTATTCAGAAAGAAGAAATTACCAAAAGCCTTACGCAAATTCTCAACGGTGAGTACATTCTTTCGGAGCGCAGTGTACTCACTATTGAAACCCAACCACATAATTCTGGAATCGAACCGCTAAATTTTGCATTGAATGAAGTAGCCGTTAACCGAAAGAATACTACATCCATGATTAAAGTGGAAACTTTTGTAAACGACAAATACCTAACATCTTACTGGAGTGATGGTCTTATAGTTGCCACACCAACCGGTTCAACGGGCTACTCCCTTAGTTGTGGGGGACCTGTAATAGACCCCAATACCAATAGCATTGTGATTACTCCAATTGCTCCTCACAATTTAAATGCGCGTCCTTTAATTGTACCGGACAGCAGCACTATTTCTTTAAAGGTTTCCGGAAGGGAAAAATCGTATCTGGTATCACTGGATTCTCGTATCGCCACCCTTGAAAATGAAACTGTTATCATAATTAAAAAGGCGCCTTTCACTATTAATTTGGTGCAATTAAATGATGACAGCTTTATAAAAACCCTTCGGAAAAAACTTTTGTGGGGTGAAGACAAGCGCAATTAA
- a CDS encoding CBS domain-containing protein, with protein MNTANYIINDISPFDISSPIKDVQTAFNQLTYSHIPIKKEGVYIGCISETDAHCFESNKTVADYQYALETFYVRKSTNWLDILEAFALNNSNIMPVLGANNKYVGYYELSDIMNLFNNTPFLNESGGIIVVEKGIRDYSFSEICQIVETNDAKILGLFISNMEDETVQVTIKIGHTGMNSIVQTFRRYDYNVVSNHEEDKFLEDLKKRSNYLDKYLNI; from the coding sequence GTGAATACGGCGAATTATATCATAAACGACATCAGTCCCTTCGACATATCTTCACCAATAAAAGACGTGCAAACAGCTTTTAACCAACTCACCTATTCACACATTCCCATTAAAAAAGAAGGTGTTTATATTGGGTGTATTAGCGAGACCGACGCACATTGTTTTGAAAGCAATAAAACCGTTGCAGATTATCAATATGCTTTAGAGACTTTTTATGTGAGAAAATCTACCAACTGGCTCGATATACTTGAAGCCTTTGCCTTAAATAACAGTAATATTATGCCTGTGCTAGGGGCTAATAATAAGTATGTTGGATACTACGAATTGAGTGACATTATGAACTTATTCAACAATACTCCTTTTTTAAACGAATCGGGAGGCATTATTGTAGTTGAAAAGGGCATACGGGATTATTCTTTCAGTGAAATTTGTCAAATCGTGGAAACAAATGATGCCAAAATACTTGGATTATTTATTTCAAACATGGAAGATGAAACTGTTCAGGTTACTATAAAAATTGGACATACCGGAATGAATTCCATTGTACAAACTTTCAGAAGGTATGACTATAATGTTGTATCCAACCATGAAGAAGATAAATTTCTGGAGGATCTTAAAAAACGTTCCAACTATCTGGATAAATATTTAAACATATAG
- a CDS encoding pyridoxine 5'-phosphate synthase, with protein MTKLSVNINKIATLRNARGGNIPNVVQVAKDVQQFGAHGVTIHPRPDERHIKYQDAYDLKPVVVTEYNIEGNPVDSFLKMVLDLKPTQVTLVPDAVDAITSNAGWDTLTHKSFLAEIISECKRNGIRTSIFVDPNLRMIEGAAQTGTDRIELYTEKFAKQFSLGNTAAIQPYTECAKLANNIGLGINAGHDLSLENIKFFKDNIPNLLEVSIGHALICESIYQGLETVINAYLHKLA; from the coding sequence ATGACGAAATTAAGTGTAAACATTAATAAAATTGCAACCTTACGAAATGCACGTGGAGGAAATATACCGAATGTAGTACAGGTTGCCAAAGATGTACAACAGTTTGGTGCTCACGGAGTAACAATCCACCCGCGTCCGGACGAAAGGCATATAAAATATCAAGATGCTTACGATCTGAAGCCTGTTGTGGTTACCGAATATAATATTGAAGGAAATCCTGTAGATTCGTTTTTGAAAATGGTGCTGGATTTAAAACCCACACAGGTAACCTTGGTCCCCGATGCGGTCGATGCCATTACTTCAAATGCAGGTTGGGATACCCTTACACATAAAAGTTTTTTAGCTGAAATAATTTCCGAATGCAAACGTAACGGAATACGCACCTCTATTTTTGTAGACCCCAATCTCCGAATGATTGAAGGTGCCGCCCAAACCGGAACCGACAGAATAGAACTGTATACCGAAAAATTTGCAAAACAATTCAGTCTTGGGAATACGGCAGCCATTCAACCTTATACTGAATGTGCGAAGCTGGCAAATAACATCGGATTGGGGATTAACGCCGGACATGATTTGTCATTGGAAAATATTAAATTTTTTAAAGACAACATCCCAAATTTATTGGAGGTTTCTATCGGCCACGCCCTTATTTGCGAATCCATTTACCAGGGGTTGGAAACAGTAATTAACGCGTACCTGCATAAACTCGCCTAG
- a CDS encoding alpha/beta fold hydrolase, whose translation MILHSQIIGEGKPFMILHGFLGMGDNWKTLGTQFAESGYEVHLVDQRNHGRSFHSEAFSYSLMVEDIENYCKEHQLEDIILLGHSMGGKTAMNFAVENPKLVSKLIVADISPKAYPQHHQDILKALSMLDFSVLKSRGEADAILSEYIKDVGTRQFLLKNLYWKNKEQLGLRMNLPVLSETIDEVGKELPENTIFNGATLFLRGEKSGYIEKTDEILIKKHFPAAKIITVSKAGHWLHAENPAEFHRIVVDFL comes from the coding sequence ATGATATTGCATTCGCAAATAATTGGAGAAGGAAAGCCATTCATGATTTTACATGGGTTTTTGGGAATGGGTGATAACTGGAAAACCTTGGGAACTCAATTTGCCGAATCGGGTTATGAGGTACATTTGGTAGATCAGCGCAATCACGGGCGTAGTTTTCACAGCGAAGCATTTTCTTATTCATTAATGGTAGAGGACATTGAAAACTATTGTAAGGAACATCAATTGGAGGATATCATTTTGCTGGGACATTCAATGGGTGGGAAAACCGCAATGAATTTCGCAGTAGAAAATCCGAAGTTAGTTTCAAAATTAATAGTAGCCGATATTTCTCCAAAGGCTTATCCGCAGCATCATCAAGATATCCTGAAAGCACTTTCTATGTTGGATTTTTCAGTATTAAAAAGTAGAGGAGAGGCAGATGCAATACTTTCAGAATATATTAAGGACGTGGGAACGCGTCAATTTTTACTGAAAAATTTATACTGGAAAAATAAAGAACAATTGGGATTGCGAATGAACCTGCCGGTTCTTTCCGAAACTATAGACGAAGTGGGAAAAGAATTGCCTGAGAATACGATTTTTAACGGAGCAACTTTGTTTCTCAGAGGAGAAAAATCGGGGTATATTGAAAAAACAGATGAAATACTAATAAAAAAACACTTCCCTGCTGCCAAAATTATCACGGTTTCAAAGGCCGGACATTGGTTGCACGCCGAAAATCCTGCCGAATTTCATCGAATTGTGGTAGATTTTTTATAA
- a CDS encoding OmpP1/FadL family transporter, whose amino-acid sequence MKKVLVLAVFALATAVMYAGGYRVSLQGQKSLAMGHTGVAVINSSELVFFNPAGLVHLENKLNISAGVSGVFANVAYQNEATGAYAETDNSTSTPLYLYASYKATDWLAFGLGVYTPYGSSVTYEDDWAGSHLVNNIELAAIFVQPTVSFKIGEYLSFGGGPIFVTGSVNFNRNLNRTLTDLEGNRSNVTIDATGINEWGWTVGAMFTPTKELTVGANYRSKIDMNVEDGDATFENIPNSPLTPFEDTTFDASLPLPAEITVGLSYQFCEKWLFAFDVNRTFWDVYESLDIDFANENIPDSKNARNYKNASTYRFGLQYDATKMFTLRAGYYFDESPVQDGYFAPETPRNDSNGYTAGFTVNVGEHFEVDASFLYLHFKEVDASYDYYFENGQAAPFGGTYKNSVFVPGLGVTYKM is encoded by the coding sequence ATGAAGAAAGTACTAGTACTTGCTGTTTTTGCTTTAGCAACTGCAGTGATGTATGCCGGAGGATACCGTGTAAGTTTACAGGGGCAAAAATCCTTAGCAATGGGACACACAGGTGTTGCTGTAATCAATAGTAGCGAACTTGTGTTTTTTAACCCTGCCGGGTTAGTTCATTTAGAAAATAAATTAAACATCTCTGCCGGTGTAAGTGGTGTATTCGCTAATGTAGCATATCAAAATGAAGCCACAGGTGCTTATGCCGAAACCGACAACTCTACAAGCACACCTCTATATTTGTATGCATCATATAAAGCTACAGATTGGTTGGCATTTGGTCTTGGCGTTTATACTCCTTATGGAAGTAGTGTAACGTATGAGGATGACTGGGCTGGATCACATTTGGTGAACAATATCGAATTGGCTGCTATTTTTGTGCAACCTACAGTTTCTTTTAAAATTGGAGAATATTTGAGTTTTGGAGGAGGCCCTATCTTTGTTACGGGATCTGTGAATTTTAACCGTAACCTGAACAGAACATTAACCGATTTAGAAGGTAATAGATCCAATGTGACTATCGATGCTACCGGTATTAACGAGTGGGGTTGGACAGTTGGCGCTATGTTTACGCCAACAAAAGAGCTTACAGTAGGTGCTAATTATCGTTCTAAAATCGACATGAATGTGGAGGATGGTGATGCTACTTTTGAGAATATTCCAAATTCGCCGTTAACGCCTTTTGAGGATACTACTTTTGATGCATCATTACCACTACCTGCAGAAATCACTGTAGGTCTTTCTTACCAGTTCTGTGAAAAGTGGTTGTTTGCATTCGATGTAAACCGTACTTTTTGGGATGTATACGAATCGTTGGATATCGATTTTGCCAATGAAAACATTCCGGATTCAAAAAACGCAAGAAATTATAAGAACGCTTCAACCTACCGATTCGGACTGCAATATGATGCGACAAAAATGTTCACGTTAAGAGCAGGATATTACTTCGATGAATCCCCGGTACAAGACGGTTACTTCGCACCCGAAACACCACGAAACGACTCCAATGGTTATACTGCCGGATTTACAGTGAATGTTGGAGAGCATTTCGAAGTAGATGCTTCTTTCCTATACTTGCATTTCAAAGAAGTAGACGCTTCGTACGACTACTATTTTGAAAATGGACAGGCTGCTCCATTTGGGGGAACTTACAAAAACAGTGTATTTGTGCCTGGATTAGGAGTAACGTATAAAATGTAA
- a CDS encoding G-D-S-L family lipolytic protein, whose translation MKNTIKICLGLLAIGFVSCEPEFDNPVTNDGFYTSGSANVTNYVAVGNSLTAGYADGALYITGQENSYPNIMAQQFAKAGGGEFTQPLMNDNIGGLLLNGTQVFENRFVLAVGASGNPSPVRLIGTPTTEVTTSATGPFNNMGVPGAKSFHLNAAGYGAANPWFARFQTSSSASVIGDAASMNPTFFSLWIGNNDILSYATSGGIGVDQTGNFDPTSYGSNDITDPLVFAGAYSAQVDALMASSTGGVLVNIPDVTSIPYFTTVPAQSIPLDAATAGAINAQFALYNSQVLPGLVGAGIISAEEAAARQINFSAGVNFPIMSDDDLTNVSAILQGPPFNLPAAVAGLLGQLRQANDNDLVVLTASSVLGTTPDPTNPTGVIGVSIPLGDQYVLTAVEQGRVSAAVTAYNATIKALADANDLAFVDARAALAQVASTGVAFDAGVLTSAFVTGGAFSLDGVHPTPRGYAYTANLMITAINRKYDATIPLVNIGNYATVTLSNN comes from the coding sequence ATGAAAAACACGATAAAAATATGCTTAGGCTTACTTGCCATAGGGTTTGTAAGTTGTGAACCGGAGTTTGACAACCCGGTTACAAACGATGGATTTTATACAAGTGGATCGGCCAATGTTACTAATTATGTAGCCGTTGGAAATTCATTAACCGCAGGATATGCAGACGGAGCTTTATATATAACAGGTCAGGAGAACTCCTATCCCAACATTATGGCGCAGCAATTTGCAAAAGCCGGAGGCGGAGAATTTACACAACCCTTAATGAATGATAATATTGGAGGCTTGTTATTGAACGGAACACAGGTATTTGAAAACCGATTTGTTTTGGCAGTTGGTGCCAGTGGAAATCCAAGCCCGGTTAGATTAATTGGAACTCCAACCACCGAAGTAACTACAAGCGCGACAGGTCCTTTTAACAATATGGGTGTGCCCGGAGCGAAAAGTTTCCATCTTAATGCAGCCGGATATGGTGCAGCCAACCCTTGGTTTGCTCGTTTTCAAACTAGCAGCAGTGCTTCCGTAATTGGAGATGCGGCTTCTATGAATCCAACATTCTTTAGTTTATGGATTGGAAATAACGACATTTTAAGTTATGCTACTTCCGGAGGTATTGGGGTAGATCAGACAGGTAATTTCGACCCCACAAGTTATGGTTCGAATGATATTACAGATCCTCTAGTATTTGCAGGTGCTTACAGTGCGCAAGTAGATGCTCTAATGGCTTCCAGTACAGGTGGAGTTTTGGTAAACATTCCCGATGTAACCTCTATTCCTTACTTCACCACAGTGCCTGCACAGTCAATTCCATTGGATGCTGCAACAGCAGGAGCGATAAATGCTCAATTTGCCTTATACAATTCTCAGGTGTTGCCGGGATTGGTAGGAGCAGGGATTATAAGCGCTGAGGAGGCTGCCGCAAGACAGATAAACTTTTCTGCCGGGGTTAACTTTCCTATTATGAGTGATGATGATTTAACAAATGTGAGTGCTATTTTACAAGGTCCTCCATTTAATTTACCCGCTGCCGTCGCCGGTTTGTTAGGGCAGTTACGTCAGGCTAATGACAACGATTTAGTGGTACTAACGGCTTCTTCTGTGCTAGGGACAACTCCGGATCCAACGAATCCAACAGGGGTAATTGGAGTTTCTATTCCTTTAGGCGATCAATACGTTTTGACGGCTGTTGAACAAGGTCGTGTTTCGGCTGCTGTAACTGCTTACAATGCAACAATTAAAGCCTTGGCAGATGCAAACGACCTGGCATTTGTAGATGCGAGAGCAGCACTTGCTCAGGTTGCAAGTACGGGAGTAGCTTTTGATGCAGGAGTTTTAACATCTGCTTTCGTAACCGGTGGTGCCTTCTCCTTAGACGGAGTACATCCAACACCACGTGGATATGCATATACAGCTAATCTAATGATTACCGCTATCAACAGAAAATACGATGCGACTATTCCACTGGTAAATATTGGGAATTACGCAACTGTTACACTATCTAACAATTAG
- a CDS encoding phage holin family protein, with the protein MKLILRVLLTAIAVVILAYILPGVAVDGFVSAIIVAVVLGLLRLIVKPILVVLTLPVTIITLGLFLLIINACIILMADYFIGGFAVSNIWWALLFSLLLSFLQSILYSMVDKN; encoded by the coding sequence ATGAAATTAATCTTAAGAGTCTTGTTAACTGCAATAGCAGTAGTAATATTAGCCTATATATTACCGGGTGTCGCTGTCGACGGCTTTGTTTCGGCAATTATTGTTGCGGTTGTTTTAGGATTGCTGCGCTTAATTGTAAAACCGATCTTAGTAGTACTCACCCTGCCGGTGACCATCATTACCTTGGGATTGTTCCTACTTATAATCAATGCCTGTATTATATTGATGGCCGATTATTTTATTGGCGGGTTTGCTGTTTCAAACATTTGGTGGGCGCTCTTGTTTAGCCTTTTATTGTCTTTTCTTCAATCCATCCTTTATTCAATGGTGGATAAAAATTAA
- the tig gene encoding trigger factor, translating to MNITKKEIDSLNAVVTVEIAKEDYSEKVEKVLNNYRKTANIPGFRKGHIPMGMVKKQYGTAILVEEVNKLLQDALHNYLTEEKLDVLGNPLPKNDLEIDWKADNFSFEFDLGLTPKFDVDVKKKAITQYKVIADDKMLDNQVKTIRKQYGKLISKDTVAKGDEITGTFTNEEKGIEKKSTIETSAILGKKQVAALIGAKVGDTVVLKTKGMFDDDHDNQKYFGVSHDDAHGLDIEVALKIEEVNTREMATLNQELFDKLFGEAVVTSEKELKQKIKEDAEKQFEQQSDQKLLNDVVESLIENTKFDLPGEFLQRWIQVSGEKPMTEAAAKEEYERSEKGLRYQLIEGKIRAENKLQVSFDELKDYSKNMIKGQMAQFGQTNPSEEELDNIAARILSNEEEVKRISEQLNTNKLLQFFKENAKLKTKEITYEKFIKEAYE from the coding sequence ATGAATATTACAAAAAAGGAAATTGATAGCTTGAATGCTGTGGTGACTGTTGAAATCGCCAAAGAAGATTATTCAGAGAAGGTAGAAAAAGTATTGAACAACTACCGAAAGACTGCAAATATACCGGGTTTCAGAAAAGGACATATCCCCATGGGAATGGTGAAAAAGCAATACGGGACCGCTATTTTAGTAGAAGAGGTGAATAAATTGCTTCAGGATGCGTTGCACAACTATTTGACAGAAGAAAAACTGGATGTCTTAGGAAATCCATTACCTAAAAACGATCTGGAAATCGATTGGAAAGCCGATAATTTTTCATTTGAATTCGATTTGGGACTTACCCCAAAATTCGATGTGGATGTAAAGAAAAAAGCAATCACTCAGTACAAAGTGATCGCTGACGATAAAATGTTGGACAATCAGGTAAAAACTATTCGCAAGCAATACGGGAAGCTTATTTCAAAAGATACCGTGGCCAAAGGAGACGAAATTACCGGAACTTTTACCAATGAAGAAAAGGGAATTGAAAAGAAGTCAACTATTGAAACTTCTGCCATTTTAGGAAAAAAGCAAGTAGCTGCTTTAATTGGAGCAAAGGTTGGAGATACAGTGGTGTTAAAAACCAAGGGAATGTTTGATGATGATCACGACAATCAGAAGTATTTTGGAGTGTCTCATGACGATGCACATGGTTTGGACATCGAGGTTGCTTTAAAAATTGAAGAGGTGAACACCCGCGAAATGGCAACTTTGAATCAGGAATTGTTCGATAAGTTATTTGGGGAAGCCGTAGTTACTTCAGAAAAGGAATTAAAGCAAAAAATAAAAGAGGACGCCGAGAAACAATTTGAACAACAAAGTGACCAAAAATTGTTGAACGACGTTGTTGAATCACTAATTGAAAACACAAAATTTGACCTTCCGGGAGAATTTTTACAACGTTGGATTCAGGTTTCAGGAGAAAAGCCAATGACCGAAGCCGCTGCCAAAGAAGAATATGAGCGTAGCGAAAAAGGATTGCGTTATCAATTGATTGAAGGCAAAATAAGAGCCGAAAACAAGCTACAGGTTAGTTTTGATGAGTTGAAGGATTATTCCAAGAATATGATCAAAGGCCAAATGGCACAATTTGGACAAACCAATCCTTCCGAAGAAGAGTTAGACAATATTGCGGCAAGAATTCTTTCGAATGAAGAAGAGGTAAAAAGAATAAGTGAGCAGTTGAATACCAACAAACTGCTTCAGTTTTTTAAGGAAAACGCAAAATTGAAGACAAAGGAAATTACCTACGAGAAATTCATTAAAGAAGCGTACGAGTAA
- the clpP gene encoding ATP-dependent Clp endopeptidase proteolytic subunit ClpP, with amino-acid sequence MNYGKEFKDFAIKDQGINSMYYDKIVSSMYPINLTPNIIEERQMNAVAMDVFSRLMMDRIIFLGTGINDQVANIVQAQLLFLESTDASKDIQIYINSPGGSVYAGLGIYDTMQFIKPDVATICTGMAASMAAVLLCAGEKGKRSGLTHSRVMIHQPMGGAQGQASDIEITAKEIITLKEELYKIIAKHSGQTYEKVHDDSDRDYWMKADKALEYGMIDEILSRG; translated from the coding sequence ATGAACTACGGAAAAGAATTTAAGGATTTTGCCATTAAAGATCAAGGGATCAATAGCATGTACTACGATAAAATTGTAAGTAGTATGTATCCAATAAACCTTACCCCAAATATTATTGAAGAACGCCAGATGAACGCAGTAGCGATGGACGTTTTTTCCAGATTGATGATGGACCGAATTATATTTTTGGGTACGGGTATTAACGATCAGGTGGCTAATATTGTACAAGCACAGTTGTTGTTTTTGGAAAGCACAGATGCTTCTAAAGACATTCAGATATATATCAATTCTCCGGGAGGAAGTGTTTATGCCGGATTGGGCATTTACGATACCATGCAATTTATTAAACCCGATGTGGCGACAATTTGCACCGGAATGGCAGCCTCTATGGCTGCTGTATTGCTGTGTGCAGGAGAAAAGGGAAAACGAAGCGGATTAACACATTCGCGGGTGATGATTCACCAGCCTATGGGTGGAGCTCAAGGGCAGGCTAGTGATATTGAAATTACTGCCAAAGAAATTATTACCCTAAAAGAAGAGTTGTATAAAATTATTGCCAAACACAGCGGTCAGACGTACGAAAAGGTACATGACGATAGTGACCGTGATTATTGGATGAAAGCCGATAAGGCTTTGGAATATGGAATGATTGACGAGATTTTATCGAGAGGATAA